The Halomonas binhaiensis nucleotide sequence AGCGCTGGAAGCGGATATTCAGGCGGAGCTGTCAGGGATCGACGATGCACTTTCCCTGAGTCTGAAGATTGCCGATGAGGCGCCCGAAAATGCTCTCGCGCGTCAGGCAAGTCGTTTGCTGATCGCTGCATTGCATGCGGCGCCTTGTGGTGTCGAGCGCATGAGTGTCGAAGTACCGGATGTGGTCGAAACGTCCAACAACCTTGGTGTGGTGCAACTTGCCGACGGCCGTTTCCATTTGTGTGCACTGGTGCGCTCTCTGCGCGACAGCGCCACTGCCGACATGGCGGAGCGCTTTCGGGCCCTGTTCGAACTGATTGGCGCCCATACTCGGGTAGAGAATGGGTACCCCGGCTGGACACCTCAACCTGAAAGCGCATTGCTCCAGCGTTTCTGTGAGTTGCATCACACTCGGCTTGGCTGTGAACCTGAGATCAAGGTCATTCACGCGGGGCTCGAGTGCGGCATCCTGGGTGGCAAGTACCCTCATCTGGAAATGATTTCCTTCGGGCCATTGATTCGCGGTGCTCACTCCCCAGACGAGCGTGTCGAGATCGCTTCGGTGGCAGAATTCTATGGCTTGCTCAAAGCGTTGATCACCGATCTGGCACGGAATCCGGTTTGAGGTGATGGGTATCGTCGATCCCTCGGGGCCTCTCCTGTCCATTCTGCTATCGCTGTTAGGGGCTGTCTCGGTGTTGGCCGGCGTGGGTGCGCTGGCCTGGAGGCAGGGCCGCAAGCATTTGTTCAAGGCCCGACAACAGGCTGAAATGCTGCAGGCTCGCCTGCAGGAGCGTGATGAGAAGACTCGTCAGCTCGAGCAGGAACTGGCCGCCAGCGATGTCCAGTTGGATGCTTGCCGCGAGCAGTTGCAAAGCCTGCAGGGTGCTCTCGACGAGACTCGCCTGCGTCATGCCGAAGCCAGGGAGCGCAATGTGCGCCTGGAGGCGGAACGTGAGCAGTTGAAGGAACATCACCGTGAGCGCTTGGCATTGCTGGAAGAGTCTCGTGAGCGGCTCAAGAACGAATTTCAGCAGCTTGCCGGGCGTATCTTCGAGGAACGTCAGCAAGCCTTTCAGGCCCAGAGTCGAGAAGGGCTGGAAACGCTGCTCCAGCCATTTCGCGAGCAGGTCGATCAGTTTCGTCGCCGGGTCGAGGAATTGACTGGCCAGCATAGTCGCGAAAGTATCTCGCTCAAGACCCAGATCGAGCAATTGGCAGGTCTCAATGCCCGCCTTGGTGAAGAGGCTGCGGGTTTGGCTCGAGCGCTCAAGGGGGATCAGAAAACCCAGGGGGGCTGGGGCGAACTGATGCTGGAAACCGTGCTGGAACGCAGTGGATTGCGCCCCGACATCGAATATCGACGCGAGGTCTCTCTCAATGGAGAGCAGGGCCGACAGCGTCCGGATGCAGTGATCTACCTGCCTCAAGAGCGGCACCTGATCGTCGATGCGAAGGTTTCATTGAGTGCCTGGACGCGGGTCGTGAATGCGGAGGACGACAGTGAGCGGGAAACTGCCATGAGCGCTCACTTGCAGTCCCTGCGCAGCCATATACGTGGCCTTGCTGCCAAGGACTACCCCGCCTTGCCTGGACTCAACTCGCCCGATTTCGTGTTTCTGTTCGTACCGATAGAGCCGGCGTTTGCCGCGGCCTTCGAGCGTGATCCCTCGCTATTCCAGGAAGCCTTTGAACGCCAGGTGGTGGTGGTGACACCTACCACCCTGCTGGCCAGTCTGCGTACCGTGGCTGGACTATGGAGCATGGAACGCCAGAATGACAACGCACGCTTGATCGTGGCACGAGCTGAACGCTTGTTGGCCAAGTTCTCTGGCTTTGCAGAAAGTCTGGAAGATGTTGGCAAGCACCTCGAACGTGCCCGGGATAGCCATCATCAGGCCATCAATCGTCTGTCCAGAGGGCAGGGCAGTCTGGTGGCTCAGGCCGTTGAGCTTGAGCGCCTGGGGGCTCGCATGAAGAAACCGCTGCCGGCGACATTGCGGCGTGCGGCGGAAGCCGATGCGCTGGCGCCTGGAAAAAGTCCCGATGAACAGCCTGATGACAGCACGCCATGAGGCCATGAAATGAACAAGCCCACCGATCGAGGTGGGCTTGAACTAGCACTAGATCCAAGTACTAGGATCTAGTGCTGGAGAAAGAACCGATGTCGTGTCTGGTATCAGCCGAGATAGGCGCCCAGCATCCACACGGTCTTTTCCTGTTCGCGAATATAGTCGCTGATCTGAGAAGCGGTACCCTCGTCATCGGCATCGGAAGCCACGGAGAGAATTTCGCGCTGGAACTCGATCAGGGTCTGGAAACCAGACAAGACGCCTCGTACACAGGCTTCGCCATCATGTACGTCCTTGTCTTCCTGGATGCGTGACAAGGTGGTGTAGTCGCTGTAGGCATGTACTGGCTTGTGGCCCAGGGTCAGGATACGCTCGGCCACTTCATCGACCTTGACCAGCAGGTCGGTGTAGAACTCTTCGAACTTCTCGTGCAGTTCGAAGAAGTTGGGGCCCTTCACGTTCCAGTGATAGCCACGCACATTCATGTAGAAGATCTGATAGTTGGCCAGCAGCTCGTTAAGCTTGGCGGCCAGATCGCTGGCGCTGCCCTGATGTAGACCGATAGCGTTAGTGTCGCTCATGCATTGCCTCCTTGATCATGTTCTGCGGTTCAGTCTATCCGTGGTACTGACGACAAAAAAGCCAATTCCGTGTATCGCAACCATAGCTGGATTGCATGACATTTGCTTGCGACATTTGGCAGCACCCTCGATCCGTGGTGTCTTCGCTCGACCGTGCTTGTGCATATGAACAATATGTAAACACTAGCCATGAGCGGCCTAACTGCACAATTCATGCTTGCACGAGCTCTGGTCTGCACGAGCTCTGGTCTGCACGAGATTCAGAGGTGCTGTGTGGCGTAGATGGCCCGCACGAGGTTCTCGGTGCGGTCGCTCAGCAACTCTGCGCAACGAGACAGGGCCTCATCCAGGTCCATGGGGCCATCGGCCAAGGCAAAGGCAGCGCTGACGCCTTCCTGCAAGGCGGCCTGCCAGCCCGGAGCCATGCGCCCTGCCAGCACAATGACAGGGACATGCCTGGCACTGGCCGCACGTGAGACCCCGATAGGAGTCTTGCCGGACAGGCTTTGGCCATCGAGTTGGCCTTCTCCGGTAATGACCAGATCTGCCTTGGCCAGGCGCTGTTCCATGTTCGCCTGTTCCATGATCATTTCGATGCCAGGCCGCAGACGTCCACGAAGGAAGGTCGCAACAGCGAAGCCCATGCCTCCAGCGGCACCAGTGCCGGGTTGTTCGCGATG carries:
- the rmuC gene encoding DNA recombination protein RmuC — encoded protein: MGIVDPSGPLLSILLSLLGAVSVLAGVGALAWRQGRKHLFKARQQAEMLQARLQERDEKTRQLEQELAASDVQLDACREQLQSLQGALDETRLRHAEARERNVRLEAEREQLKEHHRERLALLEESRERLKNEFQQLAGRIFEERQQAFQAQSREGLETLLQPFREQVDQFRRRVEELTGQHSRESISLKTQIEQLAGLNARLGEEAAGLARALKGDQKTQGGWGELMLETVLERSGLRPDIEYRREVSLNGEQGRQRPDAVIYLPQERHLIVDAKVSLSAWTRVVNAEDDSERETAMSAHLQSLRSHIRGLAAKDYPALPGLNSPDFVFLFVPIEPAFAAAFERDPSLFQEAFERQVVVVTPTTLLASLRTVAGLWSMERQNDNARLIVARAERLLAKFSGFAESLEDVGKHLERARDSHHQAINRLSRGQGSLVAQAVELERLGARMKKPLPATLRRAAEADALAPGKSPDEQPDDSTP
- a CDS encoding Dps family protein, whose translation is MSDTNAIGLHQGSASDLAAKLNELLANYQIFYMNVRGYHWNVKGPNFFELHEKFEEFYTDLLVKVDEVAERILTLGHKPVHAYSDYTTLSRIQEDKDVHDGEACVRGVLSGFQTLIEFQREILSVASDADDEGTASQISDYIREQEKTVWMLGAYLG